From the Malus domestica chromosome 17, GDT2T_hap1 genome, one window contains:
- the LOC139193474 gene encoding uncharacterized protein, with amino-acid sequence MDIDAVGIHRKLQLNELEEIRHEAYENARIYKEKTKAFHDKMIRSKTFSIGQKVLLFNSHLRLFPSKLNSKWIGAFVITNVFPYGAVQIQSFKTGQEFKVNGHCLKPYYDLFEEPVVEEIPLHAVGSNEA; translated from the coding sequence ATGGACATAGATGCGGTTGGAATTCATAGgaagcttcaattgaatgaacttgaagagattCGGCATGAGGCTTATGAGAATGCTcgcatttacaaggagaagacaaaggcattccatgacaagatgattcgtagcAAGACATTCTCaatagggcagaaagtgttacttttcaatTCACACCTTCGTTTGTTTCCTAGTAAGTTAAATTCTAAATGGATTGGCgcttttgttattactaatgtctttccttatggtgcagtccaaattcaaagtttcaAGACCGGccaagaattcaaagtgaacgggcaCTGTTTGAAGCCTTACTACGACCTTTTTGAGGAGCCTGTGGTGGAGGaaatacccctccatgccgtgggctccaatgaagCTTAA